The following are encoded together in the Trichomycterus rosablanca isolate fTriRos1 chromosome 19, fTriRos1.hap1, whole genome shotgun sequence genome:
- the snphb gene encoding syntaphilin, producing MSSPVNKKSGSGSHRFNPLKALQPKWRLQQILSSPSTPAPFDYCRFIELDYTPMEAGIMVSMRQSQGFLSPKSPERNCRKCPAPVSNRDPYGNASLSSSSNSGSCKGSDCSPTHRHHTKYTSCTNNHGIKPPPPEQYLTPLQQKEVCIRHLRARLKETVERLQDRDTEVDELRTQLSRMQEDWIEEECHRVEAQLALKEARQEIQQLKQVVDVVRTNLGEADSGVQKCFQDINVQNHKLENLLQSMEFAQVGTAKGADAPCGGGVVGAEQWVSERPVRSCEGSPARSLTRSSTYTKLSELAAPERNENGSGSDVACCLSAEGTQDSGFVCCGEIEGGGATRADLLLEAACLSNETASLLDACSRLPHSATYEALCCGEAQRLPLRYSLGRAAEGGASASISHPCLSHHHLYLHHLREQAIQTEYDPGPASAPALGINFGSDLDTIAEVRTFRSQACSPTSTWLSDDGDDLDSVTTESVVMATAAGEGIIAEPLLAASATSAFVVESVTGASSASESAFMENALAEFVDAPSTALDPSNSDPAPSPGSASCPMPETALMEDSVEPTPQTTQPQSKDTQVINGVTVIEVPEDDEDNQDQEATAPVKSYWSRHFLVDLLAVVIPVVPTVAWLCRGTRQGGQPMYHFGALLRGCCTVALHSLRRGGGLRHYPAGGGGSGSMNI from the exons ATGTCTTCACCTGTCAATAAGAAATCTGGTTCTGGGTCTCACAG ATTCAACCCTCTGAAGGCCCTGCAGCCTAAATGGCGCTTGCAGCAAATATTGTCCTCTCCGTCCACACCTGCTCC TTTTGACTACTGCAGGTTTATAGAGCTAGACTACACCCCCATGGAGGCAGGCATTATGGTCTCTATGAGGCAGAGCCAAGGATTTTTGTCACCCAAGTCCCCGGAACGGAATTGTCG GAAGTGCCCCGCACCGGTTAGCAACCGTGATCCCTATGGCAATGCCTcactcagcagcagcagcaactcAGGATCCTGCAAGGGCAGTGACTGTAGCCCCACCCACAG GCATCACACAAAGTACACCTCCTGCACAAATAACCATGGTATCAAGCCCCCTCCCCCTGAGCAGTACTTGACCCCTCTCCAGCAGAAAGAGGTGTGCATCAGACATCTGAGGGCACGGCTCAAAGAGACGGTTGAAAGACTACAGGACAG GGACACAGAAGTGGATGAGCTGCGGACTCAGCTGTCCCGGATGCAGGAGGACTGGATTGAGGAAGAGTGCCATCGTGTGGAGGCCCAGCTTGCACTAAAAGAGGCACGCCAGGAGATCCAGCAGCTTAAGCAGGTTGTCGATGTGGTACGCACTAACCTGGGTGAGGCGGACTCTGGTGTGCAGAAATGTTTCCAGGACATAAACGTCCAGAACCACAAGCTAGAGAACCTGCTCCAAAGCATGGAGTTTGCTCAGGTCGGAACAGCCAAGGGGGCCGACGCCCCATGTGGGGGAGGGGTGGTGGGGGCAGAGCAGTGGGTCAGCGAGAGGCCGGTGAGGTCCTGTGAAGGCTCACCGGCCCGCTCGCTGACCCGCAGCTCTACCTACACCAAGCTGAGTGAACTGGCTGCACCTGAGCGCAACGAGAATGGCAGTGGATCGGATGTGGCATGCTGCCTGTCAGCTGAGGGTACTCAGGATAGTGGTTTTGTGTGTTGCGGGGAGATTGAGGGTGGCGGGGCTACGAGGGCAGACCTGCTTCTGGAGGCTGCGTGCCTGTCCAATGAGACAGCATCCCTGTTAGACGCCTGCTCACGTCTGCCTCACTCAGCCACCTATGAAGCACTGTGCTGCGGTGAAGCGCAGAGGCTTCCACTACGCTACAGTCTGGGCAGGGCAGCTGAAGGAGGGGCGAGCGCAAGTATCAGCCACCCATGCCTGTCTCACCACCATCTGTACCTGCACCACCTACGAGAGCAGGCCATCCAGACAGAGTACGACCCTGGTCCGGCATCAGCCCCAGCCCTTGGAATTAATTTTGGCTCTGACCTGGACACCATTGCTGAGGTCCGCACATTTCGGTCGCAGGCCTGCAGCCCCACTTCCACCTGGTTGTcggatgatggtgatgatctGGACTCGGTCACCACAGAATCTGTTGTCATGGCTACGGCTGCTGGAGAGGGCATTATCGCAGAGCCCCTCTTGGCAGCAAGTGCCACTTCTGCTTTTGTGGTGGAATCTGTTACTGGAGCATCCAGTGCCAGTGAGTCTGCTTTTATGGAAAATGCTTTGGCAGAATTTGTGGATGCGCCATCAACTGCTCTAGATCCTTCTAATTCAGATCCAGCACCAAGCCCTGGATCTGCCTCTTGTCCCATGCCAGAGACTGCACTGATGGAAGACAGTGTAGAGCCCACCCCACAAACTACCCAGCCACAGAGTAAAGACACACAAGTAATCAATGGAGTCACAGTTATAGAAGTACCCGAGGACGATGAAGATAACCAGGACCAGGAGGCCACAGCGCCTGTAAAGAGCTACTGGAGCCGCCACTTCTTAGTGGATCTGCTGGCCGTGGTAATTCCAGTAGTACCCACGGTAGCCTGGCTGTGCCGGGGCACACGACAAGGTGGTCAGCCCATGTATCACTTTGGAGCGTTGCTGCGTGGTTGCTGCACTGTGGCCCTGCACTCCCTGCGTCGGGGAGGAGGTCTACGCCATTACCCTGCGGGGGGTGGAGGGTCAGGAAGCATGAATATATGA